One segment of Streptomyces sp. YIM 121038 DNA contains the following:
- a CDS encoding RidA family protein — protein MYATLANPADAPRPLGPYSQVARVPLADGHALLHVSGQIAEGDGIAEQSRGVFETLTALLAAYGATLDDIINIRTYLTDMDDLPGYAAVRRSCLTGTPPTSTTVQVARLFRPEARIEVEVVAVTP, from the coding sequence ATGTACGCCACCCTGGCCAACCCCGCCGACGCGCCCCGGCCCCTCGGCCCCTACTCCCAGGTCGCCCGCGTCCCGCTCGCCGACGGCCACGCCCTCCTGCACGTCTCCGGCCAGATCGCCGAGGGCGACGGCATAGCCGAGCAGAGCCGCGGCGTCTTCGAGACCCTCACCGCCCTCCTCGCCGCCTACGGCGCCACCCTCGACGACATCATCAACATCCGGACGTACCTGACCGACATGGACGACCTGCCCGGCTACGCGGCCGTGCGCCGTTCCTGCCTCACCGGTACGCCGCCCACCAGCACGACGGTGCAGGTGGCCCGCCTCTTCCGGCCGGAGGCGCGGATCGAGGTGGAGGTGGTGGCGGTGACCCCGTAG
- a CDS encoding NAD(P)-dependent oxidoreductase, producing MKQRTQQPERIAFLGLGHMGTPMARQLLAAGHPLTVWNRTAAKAEPLVAEGARLAPSPADAVRDADVVITMLAGPDAVRSVADAILPAVREGAYWVEMSTVGPDVVKELGERAAGRVTLVDAPVAGSTDKAAAGQLGILAGGDADGVAHVLARLGTVTRTGPAGSGAALKLVVNTALLGGVALVAEVLALADALGLDQDTARTALAGGPLGGAVNRAFAQDVHFGADLAAKDTALAARAVRLPVTAAAAAHFAAAAADPDTVHQDISHTVSRIRGHAARTD from the coding sequence ATGAAGCAGCGCACACAGCAGCCGGAACGCATCGCCTTCCTCGGCCTCGGCCACATGGGCACGCCCATGGCCCGTCAACTGCTCGCCGCCGGGCACCCGTTGACCGTCTGGAACCGCACCGCCGCGAAGGCGGAGCCGCTCGTCGCCGAGGGCGCCCGCCTCGCGCCCTCGCCCGCCGACGCCGTGCGGGACGCCGACGTCGTGATCACGATGCTCGCGGGCCCCGACGCCGTGCGGTCCGTCGCCGACGCGATCCTTCCCGCGGTCCGCGAGGGCGCGTACTGGGTGGAGATGTCGACCGTCGGGCCCGACGTCGTCAAGGAGCTGGGGGAGCGGGCCGCGGGCCGCGTCACGCTCGTCGACGCGCCCGTCGCGGGCAGCACGGACAAGGCCGCGGCGGGACAGCTGGGCATCCTCGCGGGCGGCGACGCCGACGGGGTCGCGCACGTGCTCGCCCGGCTCGGGACCGTGACCCGCACCGGCCCCGCCGGGTCCGGCGCCGCGCTCAAGCTCGTCGTCAACACGGCGCTGCTCGGCGGTGTCGCCCTGGTCGCCGAGGTCCTCGCCCTCGCCGACGCGCTCGGCCTCGACCAGGACACGGCGCGCACCGCCCTCGCCGGCGGACCGCTCGGCGGCGCCGTGAACCGCGCCTTCGCCCAGGACGTGCACTTCGGCGCCGACCTCGCCGCGAAGGACACCGCGCTGGCCGCGCGGGCCGTCCGCCTCCCCGTCACGGCGGCCGCCGCGGCCCACTTCGCGGCCGCGGCCGCCGACCCCGACACCGTCCACCAGGACATCTCCCACACCGTGTCCCGCATCCGGGGCCACGCCGCCCGCACCGACTGA
- the fabF gene encoding beta-ketoacyl-ACP synthase II, producing the protein MNSTNRTVVVTGIGATTPLGGDAASTWEGLLAGRSGVSLLEQDWAADLPVRIAGQIAVEPGEILPRPQARKLDRSAQFALIAAQEAWKDAGFTAKAGEDASVDPDRLGAVVASGIGGVTTLLDQYDVLREKGVRRVSPHTVPMLMPNSPAANVGIALGARAGVHTPVSACASGAEAIGYAIEMIRTGRADVVVAGGTEAAVHPLPIVAFGNMMAMSKNNDDPQGASRPWDVDRNGFVLGEGAGVVVLESEEHARARGAKIYVEAVGQGISADAHHITQPEPSGSGIAQALRHLVENNDLKPSEIAHINAHATSTPQGDIGEIKALRKAFGDDVDHMAIASTKSMTGHLLGGAGGVETVATVLALKHRVAPPTINIENLDPEVDADIIRGEARPLPEGTIAALNDSFGFGGHNVVLAFRTV; encoded by the coding sequence GTGAACTCGACCAATCGCACCGTGGTCGTCACCGGTATCGGCGCAACCACACCGCTGGGTGGCGACGCAGCCTCGACCTGGGAGGGCCTGCTCGCCGGGCGCTCCGGGGTCAGCCTCCTGGAGCAGGACTGGGCAGCGGACCTGCCCGTCCGCATCGCGGGCCAGATCGCCGTCGAACCGGGCGAGATCCTCCCGCGTCCGCAGGCCCGCAAGCTGGACCGCTCGGCGCAGTTCGCGCTGATCGCGGCACAGGAGGCCTGGAAGGACGCGGGCTTCACCGCCAAGGCGGGCGAGGACGCGAGCGTCGACCCCGACCGGCTCGGCGCGGTCGTCGCCTCCGGCATCGGCGGCGTGACCACCCTGCTCGACCAGTACGACGTGCTGCGGGAGAAGGGCGTACGCCGTGTCTCCCCGCACACCGTGCCGATGCTGATGCCCAACTCGCCCGCGGCGAACGTCGGCATCGCCCTCGGCGCCCGCGCCGGGGTGCACACCCCGGTCTCGGCCTGTGCCTCGGGCGCGGAGGCCATCGGCTACGCGATCGAGATGATCCGCACCGGCCGCGCCGACGTCGTCGTCGCGGGCGGCACGGAGGCGGCGGTCCACCCGCTGCCGATCGTCGCGTTCGGCAACATGATGGCGATGTCGAAGAACAACGACGACCCGCAGGGCGCATCCCGCCCCTGGGACGTCGACCGCAACGGCTTCGTGCTCGGCGAGGGCGCGGGCGTGGTCGTGCTCGAGTCCGAGGAGCACGCCAGGGCCCGTGGCGCCAAGATCTACGTGGAGGCGGTGGGCCAGGGCATCTCGGCCGACGCGCACCACATCACGCAGCCGGAGCCCTCGGGCAGCGGCATCGCGCAGGCGCTGCGTCACCTGGTCGAGAACAACGACCTCAAGCCGTCCGAGATCGCGCACATCAACGCGCACGCCACCTCGACGCCGCAGGGCGACATCGGCGAGATCAAGGCGCTGCGCAAGGCCTTCGGCGACGACGTGGACCACATGGCGATCGCGTCGACGAAGTCGATGACCGGCCATCTGCTCGGTGGCGCGGGCGGCGTGGAGACCGTGGCCACGGTCCTCGCGCTCAAGCACCGCGTGGCCCCGCCGACGATCAACATCGAGAACCTCGACCCCGAGGTCGACGCGGACATCATCCGCGGCGAGGCCCGTCCGCTGCCCGAGGGCACGATCGCGGCCCTGAACGACTCGTTCGGCTTCGGCGGTCACAACGTGGTGCTCGCCTTCCGGACGGTCTGA
- a CDS encoding SGNH/GDSL hydrolase family protein codes for MRNSRRRSRAAVAVAAAALTGIATLTACDASGGDDAAPNGPSAQDRAGRKAVPVWDESPRSLAAVGDSITRGFDACSVLSDCPEASWATGSDGEVRSLAQRLLGKRRAATHSWNYAKTGARMADLPGQMEQAAARRPELVTVMAGANDACRSSVAEMTPVAEFRADFEDAMAALRTTRPKAQVYVASVPDLKRLWSEGRENLLGKQVWKLGICKSMLQDADATDRAATQRRESVQERVVAYNTVLKEVCAKDLRCRYDGGAVFGFRFGEDHLSHWDWFHPSKSGQARLAEMAYRSITSRRP; via the coding sequence ATGCGGAACTCACGGCGTCGCTCCCGGGCCGCCGTCGCCGTCGCGGCGGCGGCTCTGACCGGCATCGCCACGCTCACCGCGTGTGACGCGTCGGGCGGTGACGACGCGGCGCCGAACGGCCCCTCCGCGCAGGACAGAGCGGGCCGCAAGGCCGTGCCCGTGTGGGACGAGAGCCCCCGTTCCCTGGCCGCCGTCGGCGACTCCATCACCCGCGGCTTCGACGCCTGCTCGGTGCTCTCCGACTGCCCCGAGGCGTCCTGGGCGACCGGCAGCGACGGCGAGGTGCGCAGCCTCGCGCAGCGGCTGCTCGGCAAGCGGCGCGCCGCCACGCACAGTTGGAACTACGCCAAGACCGGTGCCCGCATGGCCGATCTGCCCGGGCAGATGGAGCAGGCGGCCGCCCGGCGGCCCGAGCTCGTGACCGTGATGGCGGGGGCCAACGACGCCTGCCGGTCCTCCGTCGCCGAGATGACGCCGGTCGCCGAGTTCCGGGCGGACTTCGAGGACGCGATGGCGGCGCTGCGCACCACCCGGCCCAAGGCGCAGGTGTACGTGGCGAGCGTGCCGGACCTCAAGCGGCTGTGGTCCGAGGGCCGCGAGAACCTGCTCGGCAAGCAGGTGTGGAAGCTCGGCATCTGCAAGTCGATGCTCCAGGACGCGGACGCCACGGACCGGGCCGCCACGCAGCGCAGGGAGTCCGTGCAGGAGCGGGTCGTGGCGTACAACACCGTGCTCAAGGAGGTCTGCGCGAAGGACCTGCGGTGCCGGTACGACGGCGGGGCGGTGTTCGGCTTCCGCTTCGGCGAGGACCACCTGAGCCACTGGGACTGGTTCCACCCCAGCAAGAGCGGCCAGGCGCGGCTCGCCGAGATGGCCTACCGCAGCATCACCTCCCGCCGCCCCTGA
- a CDS encoding acyl carrier protein — protein sequence MAATEKEIVDGLAEIVNEIAGIPVEDVQLDKSFTDDLDVDSLSMVEVVVAAEERFDVKIPDDDVKNLKTVGDATKYILEHQA from the coding sequence ATGGCCGCCACTGAGAAGGAGATCGTCGACGGTCTCGCGGAGATCGTCAACGAGATCGCCGGCATCCCGGTCGAGGACGTACAGCTGGACAAGTCCTTCACGGACGACCTGGACGTCGACTCGCTGTCCATGGTCGAGGTCGTCGTCGCCGCCGAAGAGCGCTTCGACGTGAAGATCCCGGACGACGACGTCAAGAACCTCAAGACGGTCGGCGACGCCACCAAGTACATCCTCGAGCACCAGGCCTGA
- a CDS encoding serine hydrolase domain-containing protein, which produces MQSLELIENWPVPTAAAAVVRADGTVAGNRGPTAHRFALASVTKPLAAYAALVAYEEGAVELDEPAGPEGSTVRHLLAHTSGLAFDEHQVMAAPGTRRLYSNAGFEVLGDHIAKATDIPFADYLRQAVLEPLGMTSTGLAGGGSPAKDGVSTVDDLVRFAAEVQAPRLLDPRTVATAMSVTYPGLKGVLPGYGHQNPNDWGLGFEIRDGKAPHWTGASSSPRTFGHFGQAGTFLWVDPDAGVACVALTDRAFGPWAVEAWPAFTDAVLAEV; this is translated from the coding sequence ATGCAGAGCCTGGAGCTGATCGAGAACTGGCCGGTCCCCACCGCTGCCGCCGCCGTCGTCCGCGCGGACGGCACCGTGGCCGGGAACCGCGGACCCACCGCGCACCGCTTCGCCCTGGCCTCGGTCACCAAGCCGCTCGCGGCGTACGCGGCGCTCGTCGCGTACGAGGAGGGCGCCGTCGAGCTCGACGAACCGGCCGGGCCCGAGGGGTCGACCGTGCGGCACCTGCTCGCGCACACCAGCGGGCTCGCCTTCGACGAGCACCAGGTGATGGCCGCGCCCGGGACGCGGCGGCTGTACTCCAACGCCGGGTTCGAGGTGCTCGGGGACCACATCGCCAAGGCGACGGACATCCCCTTCGCCGACTATCTGCGGCAGGCCGTGCTCGAACCCCTCGGGATGACGTCCACGGGGCTCGCGGGCGGCGGGTCGCCCGCCAAGGACGGGGTGTCGACCGTCGACGACCTCGTACGGTTCGCCGCCGAGGTGCAGGCGCCCCGGCTGCTCGACCCGCGCACCGTGGCGACGGCCATGTCGGTGACGTACCCGGGGCTCAAGGGGGTGCTTCCGGGCTACGGGCACCAGAACCCCAACGACTGGGGGCTCGGCTTCGAGATCCGGGACGGGAAGGCCCCGCACTGGACCGGGGCCTCGTCCTCGCCGCGGACCTTCGGGCACTTCGGGCAGGCCGGGACGTTCCTGTGGGTCGACCCCGACGCGGGGGTCGCGTGCGTGGCCCTCACCGACCGGGCCTTCGGGCCGTGGGCCGTCGAGGCGTGGCCCGCCTTCACGGACGCGGTCCTGGCCGAGGTCTGA
- a CDS encoding ACP S-malonyltransferase — translation MLVLVAPGQGAQTPGFLTPWLDLPGAADRLAAWSDAIGLDLVHYGTQADADAIRDTAVAQPLLVAAGLLSAQALGDIRPGAVAGHSVGEITAAAYAGVLSEDAALGFVRKRGLAMAEAAAVTQTGMAALLGGDPEVTLPHLEKLGLTPANVNGAGQIVAAGTAEQLAALAEDKPEGVRKVVPLKVAGAFHTHHMAPAVAALEEAAQGLDIADPRLTYVSNRDGQAVASGTEVVSRLVGQVANPVRWDLCMDTFQELGVTALIEVCPGGTLTGLAKRALKGVRNLAVKTPDDLDAARELIAETAASAADAAGA, via the coding sequence GTGCTCGTACTCGTCGCTCCCGGCCAAGGCGCTCAGACGCCCGGCTTCCTGACCCCCTGGCTCGACCTTCCCGGCGCCGCGGACCGCCTCGCCGCCTGGTCGGACGCCATCGGGCTCGACCTCGTCCACTACGGTACGCAGGCGGACGCCGACGCGATCCGTGACACCGCCGTGGCGCAGCCGCTGCTCGTCGCCGCGGGGCTGCTCTCCGCGCAGGCACTGGGTGACATCAGGCCGGGCGCCGTCGCGGGCCACAGCGTGGGCGAGATCACCGCGGCCGCGTACGCGGGCGTGCTGTCCGAGGACGCCGCGCTCGGCTTCGTCCGCAAGCGGGGTCTGGCCATGGCCGAGGCCGCCGCCGTGACGCAGACCGGCATGGCCGCCCTCCTCGGCGGCGACCCCGAGGTGACGCTTCCGCACCTGGAGAAGCTCGGCCTCACCCCGGCGAACGTGAACGGCGCGGGCCAGATCGTGGCCGCCGGCACCGCCGAGCAGCTGGCCGCGCTGGCCGAGGACAAGCCGGAGGGCGTCCGCAAGGTCGTGCCGCTGAAGGTCGCGGGCGCGTTCCACACCCACCACATGGCTCCCGCGGTCGCCGCCCTCGAGGAGGCCGCCCAGGGCCTCGACATCGCGGACCCGCGGCTCACGTACGTCTCGAACCGGGACGGCCAGGCCGTCGCGAGCGGCACCGAGGTGGTCTCCCGCCTCGTCGGCCAGGTGGCGAACCCGGTCCGCTGGGACCTGTGCATGGACACGTTCCAGGAGCTCGGCGTCACGGCGCTGATCGAGGTGTGCCCCGGTGGCACGCTGACCGGTCTCGCCAAGCGCGCGCTCAAGGGGGTCAGGAACCTGGCCGTGAAGACGCCGGACGACCTCGACGCCGCGCGTGAACTCATCGCCGAGACCGCCGCCTCCGCCGCCGACGCGGCGGGTGCCTGA
- a CDS encoding ketoacyl-ACP synthase III, which translates to MTKIKPSQGAPYARIMGVGGYRPVRVVPNEVILEKIDSSDEWIRSRSGIATRHWASPEETVAAMSVEAAGKAIADAGIRPEQIGAVIVSTVSHFKQTPAIATEIADRLGTGKPAAFDISAGCAGFGYGLTLAKGMIIDGSAEYALVIGVERLSDLTDLEDRKTAFLFGDGAGAVVVGPAKEPAIGPTVWGSEGDKSETIKQTVAWDEYRIGDVTKLPVDADGEVKFPAITQEGQAVFRWAVFEMAKVAKEALDAAGISADDLDVFIPHQANMRIIDSMVKTLKLPEHVTVARDVETTGNTSAASIPLAMERLLATGEAKSGDTALVIGFGAGLVYAATVVTLP; encoded by the coding sequence ATGACGAAGATCAAGCCCAGTCAGGGCGCCCCGTACGCGCGCATCATGGGAGTCGGCGGCTACCGCCCGGTCCGGGTGGTGCCCAACGAGGTCATCCTGGAGAAGATCGACTCCTCCGACGAGTGGATCCGCTCCCGCTCCGGCATCGCGACGCGCCACTGGGCCTCCCCCGAGGAGACCGTGGCCGCGATGTCCGTCGAGGCCGCGGGCAAGGCCATCGCGGACGCGGGCATCCGGCCCGAGCAGATCGGCGCGGTGATCGTCTCCACCGTCTCGCACTTCAAGCAGACCCCGGCCATCGCCACGGAGATCGCGGACAGGCTCGGCACCGGCAAGCCCGCCGCGTTCGACATCTCCGCGGGCTGCGCGGGCTTCGGCTACGGCCTGACCCTCGCCAAGGGCATGATCATCGACGGCTCCGCGGAGTACGCCCTGGTCATCGGCGTGGAGCGGCTGAGCGACCTGACCGACCTCGAGGACCGCAAGACGGCCTTCCTGTTCGGTGACGGCGCCGGCGCGGTCGTCGTCGGCCCCGCCAAGGAGCCCGCGATCGGCCCGACGGTCTGGGGCTCGGAAGGCGACAAGTCCGAGACCATCAAGCAGACCGTGGCCTGGGACGAGTACCGCATCGGCGACGTCACCAAGCTGCCCGTCGACGCCGACGGCGAGGTCAAGTTCCCCGCGATCACGCAGGAAGGCCAGGCGGTGTTCCGCTGGGCCGTCTTCGAGATGGCGAAGGTCGCCAAGGAGGCGCTCGACGCGGCCGGGATCAGCGCGGACGACCTGGACGTCTTCATCCCGCACCAGGCCAACATGCGGATCATCGACTCGATGGTGAAGACTCTGAAACTGCCGGAGCACGTCACGGTCGCCCGTGACGTGGAGACCACCGGCAACACGTCGGCAGCCTCGATTCCGCTCGCGATGGAGCGGCTTCTGGCGACCGGCGAGGCGAAGAGCGGCGACACCGCTCTCGTCATCGGCTTCGGGGCGGGTCTCGTGTACGCCGCCACGGTCGTTACCCTCCCCTAG
- a CDS encoding LysR family transcriptional regulator: MAGMQSTHGGADGPGPGAADLSTYWLRAFLEVAGEGSFTVAARRLSLTQSAVSRQIASLEAALGGAPLFDRLPRGVRLTAHGRAVLPHARAVTGQLSRLRQELTDLEGAARGLLRFGAFATADVALVPRAIAAFRARHPGVTLTREEGFTGPLLTRLTDGELDLAVVSTTGGPLPEEAFELHHLLDEPLYVALPAAHPLAGEASLGLARLAGEDWISGSAEPAGTLLDAALRHGFRPRVAHVVAEWTAKQGYVAAGLGVTLIPALAAQGVRQDVVLVPVHDEGTPARAVYAATARGRSRAPSVEPFLAALRESGRLLTG; the protein is encoded by the coding sequence ATGGCAGGCATGCAGAGTACGCATGGCGGAGCGGACGGGCCGGGCCCGGGCGCCGCCGATCTCTCCACCTACTGGCTGCGGGCCTTCCTGGAGGTGGCCGGGGAGGGCTCGTTCACGGTGGCGGCGCGGCGGCTGTCCCTGACGCAGTCCGCCGTGTCCCGCCAGATCGCGTCCCTGGAGGCCGCGCTCGGCGGGGCCCCGCTCTTCGACCGGCTGCCGCGCGGCGTGCGGCTCACCGCGCACGGGCGGGCCGTGCTGCCGCACGCGCGGGCCGTCACCGGCCAACTGTCGCGGCTGCGGCAGGAGTTGACGGACCTGGAGGGCGCCGCGCGCGGTCTGCTGCGGTTCGGGGCCTTCGCGACGGCGGACGTGGCCCTGGTGCCGCGCGCCATCGCCGCGTTCCGGGCCCGGCACCCCGGGGTGACCCTCACGCGCGAGGAAGGCTTCACGGGGCCGCTGCTGACCCGCCTCACGGACGGCGAGCTCGACCTGGCCGTGGTCTCGACGACGGGCGGCCCGCTCCCGGAGGAGGCGTTCGAGCTGCACCACCTCCTGGACGAGCCGCTGTACGTGGCCCTGCCCGCCGCCCACCCCCTGGCGGGCGAGGCCTCCTTGGGGCTCGCCCGGCTCGCCGGGGAGGACTGGATCTCCGGCAGCGCGGAGCCCGCGGGGACGCTGCTCGACGCCGCCCTGCGGCACGGCTTCCGGCCGCGCGTCGCCCACGTCGTCGCCGAGTGGACCGCCAAGCAGGGGTACGTCGCCGCCGGGCTCGGCGTCACGCTGATCCCGGCGCTCGCGGCCCAGGGCGTACGGCAGGACGTCGTGCTCGTCCCCGTCCACGACGAGGGCACGCCCGCCCGCGCGGTGTACGCGGCGACGGCGCGGGGGCGCTCACGCGCGCCCAGCGTGGAGCCGTTCCTGGCCGCCCTGCGGGAGTCCGGGCGGCTGCTCACCGGCTGA
- a CDS encoding helix-turn-helix domain-containing protein: protein MHQDTGAAATGPARAVRAHAHTATLRRLEKSSGSLAAQAIARMDETLSWYRAMPPENRSWIGLVAQAGIAAFTEWFRHPDAPQAISTDVFGTAPRELTRAITLRQTVEMVRTTIEVMESAIDEVAAPGDEAVLREALLVYAREIAFATAQVYAQAAEARGAWDARLESLVVNAVLSGEADEGAVSRAAALGWNSPDHVCVVLGTAPDGDSELTVEAIRRAARHAKLQVLTGVLGARLVVIAGGNDNPLAVAKALIGPYAAGPVVAGPIVPDLLAATRSAQAAAAGLKACAAWQDAPRPVLADDLLPERAMAGDPAAREQLVEEIYRPLEEAGSALLETLSVYLEQASSLEGAARMLFVHPNTVRYRLRRVTDVTGWSPSDVRSAFTLRIALILGRLAAGDPQP from the coding sequence ATCCACCAGGACACAGGCGCCGCGGCCACGGGTCCGGCCCGTGCCGTCCGCGCCCACGCGCACACCGCGACCCTGAGGCGTCTGGAGAAGTCGTCCGGCAGCCTCGCCGCGCAGGCCATCGCGCGCATGGACGAGACGCTGTCCTGGTACCGGGCCATGCCACCGGAGAACCGCTCGTGGATCGGTCTGGTCGCCCAGGCCGGCATCGCCGCGTTCACCGAGTGGTTCCGGCACCCGGACGCCCCGCAGGCGATCTCGACGGACGTCTTCGGGACCGCGCCGCGCGAGCTGACCCGCGCCATCACGCTGCGCCAGACCGTGGAGATGGTGCGGACGACCATCGAGGTCATGGAGTCCGCCATCGACGAGGTGGCCGCGCCCGGCGACGAGGCGGTGCTGCGCGAGGCGCTGCTCGTCTACGCCCGCGAGATCGCCTTCGCCACCGCTCAGGTGTACGCCCAGGCCGCCGAGGCACGCGGTGCCTGGGACGCCCGCCTGGAGTCCCTCGTGGTGAACGCCGTGCTGTCCGGCGAGGCCGACGAGGGCGCCGTGTCCCGGGCCGCCGCGCTCGGCTGGAACTCCCCCGACCACGTGTGCGTGGTCCTCGGCACCGCCCCCGACGGGGACAGCGAGCTGACCGTCGAGGCCATCCGCAGGGCCGCCCGGCACGCCAAGCTCCAGGTCCTCACCGGGGTGCTCGGCGCCCGTCTGGTGGTCATCGCGGGCGGCAACGACAATCCGCTCGCCGTGGCCAAGGCCCTGATCGGGCCGTACGCGGCCGGGCCCGTGGTGGCCGGGCCGATCGTGCCCGACCTGCTCGCCGCGACCCGCTCGGCCCAGGCCGCCGCGGCCGGGCTCAAGGCCTGCGCCGCCTGGCAGGACGCCCCCCGTCCGGTGCTCGCGGACGATTTGCTGCCCGAGCGGGCGATGGCGGGCGATCCGGCCGCACGGGAACAGCTGGTGGAGGAGATCTACAGACCACTGGAGGAAGCAGGCTCCGCGCTCCTGGAGACCCTCAGTGTCTACCTGGAGCAGGCGAGCAGCCTGGAGGGTGCCGCCCGGATGCTCTTTGTGCATCCCAACACCGTGCGCTACCGGCTTCGACGTGTGACCGACGTCACCGGATGGTCTCCTTCAGATGTACGCTCCGCCTTCACACTGCGGATCGCACTGATCTTGGGACGCCTGGCCGCTGGCGATCCCCAACCGTAG
- a CDS encoding DUF3145 domain-containing protein translates to MTTRGVLYVHSAPRALCPHVEWAVAGVLGARVSLDWIRQPAAPGTWRSEFSWRGAAGTASKLASALRGWQLLRFEVTAEPSATAEGERYSATPELGIFHAVTGIHGDILIPEDRLRAALARSKGGESDLEAEVAGLLGKPWDDELEPFRYAGEGAPVRWLHQVV, encoded by the coding sequence GTGACGACACGTGGAGTTCTGTACGTGCACTCCGCACCGCGCGCGCTGTGCCCGCACGTCGAGTGGGCGGTCGCCGGGGTGCTCGGCGCCCGCGTCAGCCTCGACTGGATCAGGCAGCCCGCGGCGCCCGGTACGTGGAGATCCGAGTTCTCCTGGCGCGGCGCCGCGGGGACCGCCTCCAAACTGGCCTCCGCGCTGCGCGGCTGGCAGCTGCTGCGCTTCGAGGTCACCGCGGAGCCGTCCGCCACGGCCGAGGGCGAGCGCTACAGCGCCACGCCCGAGCTCGGCATCTTCCACGCCGTCACCGGCATCCACGGCGACATCCTGATCCCCGAGGACCGCCTTCGCGCCGCCCTCGCCCGCTCCAAGGGCGGCGAGAGCGATCTGGAGGCCGAGGTCGCGGGGCTCCTCGGCAAGCCCTGGGACGACGAGCTGGAGCCGTTCCGCTACGCGGGCGAGGGCGCGCCGGTGCGCTGGCTGCACCAGGTCGTCTGA
- a CDS encoding pirin family protein yields the protein MIDVRRSGERYPGGDPGAGIDSYHAFSFGPYYEPDNLRFGAILACNEERLAPGAGFDEHPHSHTEIVTWVVEGELTHRDSTGHESLIGPGDVQHLSAGAGVRHVERNAGPAPLTFLQMWLAPLEPGGDPAYGIVPGIADSTPYALPAAGALLHVRRLSPGERAAIPPAPHVYVHVVRGEVTLGQEELGPGDSVRITEEEGLEAVAYETPAELLLWEMP from the coding sequence GTGATTGATGTGCGGCGCTCCGGCGAGCGGTACCCCGGCGGCGACCCCGGGGCGGGGATCGACTCCTACCACGCGTTCTCCTTCGGGCCCTACTACGAGCCCGACAACCTCCGCTTCGGCGCGATACTCGCCTGCAACGAGGAGCGCCTCGCCCCCGGCGCGGGCTTCGACGAGCACCCCCACAGCCACACGGAGATCGTCACGTGGGTGGTCGAGGGCGAGCTCACCCACCGCGACTCCACCGGCCACGAGTCGCTGATCGGGCCCGGCGACGTCCAGCACCTCAGCGCGGGCGCGGGCGTCCGCCACGTGGAGCGCAACGCGGGCCCCGCCCCCCTGACCTTCCTCCAGATGTGGCTCGCCCCCCTGGAGCCCGGCGGCGACCCCGCGTACGGGATCGTCCCCGGCATCGCCGACTCCACCCCCTACGCCCTGCCCGCGGCGGGCGCCCTCCTCCACGTCCGCCGCCTCTCGCCGGGCGAGCGCGCCGCGATCCCGCCCGCGCCGCACGTGTACGTCCACGTGGTGCGGGGCGAGGTCACCCTGGGCCAGGAGGAGCTGGGCCCCGGCGACTCGGTGCGCATCACGGAGGAGGAGGGCCTGGAAGCCGTGGCGTACGAGACCCCGGCGGAACTCCTCCTCTGGGAAATGCCCTAG